In Oncorhynchus keta strain PuntledgeMale-10-30-2019 chromosome 19, Oket_V2, whole genome shotgun sequence, a single genomic region encodes these proteins:
- the LOC118398776 gene encoding heterogeneous nuclear ribonucleoprotein Q-like isoform X5 yields the protein MMSGDMVTDQVNGNCTEEPMDTTTVDTTAAEVKHSDHFQTLLEAGLPQKIAEKLDAIYVAGLVAHSDLDERAIEALKEFNEEGALQVLLQFKESDLSHVQNKSAFLCGVMKTYRQREKQGTKVSDSTKGPDEAKIKALLDRTSYTLDVTTGQRKYGGPPPESVYSGSQPTIGTEIFVGKIPRDLFEDELVPLFEKAGPIWDLRLMMDPLSGLNRGYAFVTFCTKEAASEAVNLCNNHEIRPGKHIGVCISVANNRLFVGSIPKSKTKEQMVEEFAKVTEGLNDVILYHQPDDKKKNRGFCFLEYEDHKTAAQARRRLMSGKVKVWGNVVTVEWADPIEEPDSEVMAKVKVLFVRNLANSVTEEILEKSFGKFGRLERVKKLKDYAFIHFDERDSAVKALAEMNGKDLEGEHIDIVFAKPPDQKRKERKAQRQAAKTNMYDDYYYNYGPPQLPPPTRGGRSRGGGRGGYAYPPDYYGYEDYYDYYGYDYHNYRDGYEDPYYGYDDYQAPARGRGGRSAWGPSPARGRGGAGAFRGRGGFSPRGGPGSSRGGARGGVQQRGRGGVRGARGGRGGNVGGKRKADGYNQPDSKRRQTNNQNWGSQPIAQQPLQGKRGRGRS from the exons ATG ATGTCTGGAGACATGGTGACTGATCAAGTAAATGGAAATTGTACAGAAGAACCAATGGACACAACTACAGTGGACACAACTGCAGCAGAAGTTAAACATTCAGACCATTTCCAGACTTTATTAGAAGCTGGTTTACCACAGAAAATTGCTGAAAAATTAGATGCAATTTACGTAGCAG GACTGGTAGCACACAGTGACCTAGATGAAAGGGCTATTGAAGCGTTGAAAGAATTTAATGAAGAAGGTGCTCTGCAAGTCCTGCTTCAGTTTAAGGAAAGTGATCTGTCGCACGTGCAA AACAAAAGTGCATTTCTCTGTGGAGTAATGAAGACttacagacagagggagaagcaagGGACCAAAGTTTCAGATTCCACAAAGGGACCAGATGAGGCAAAAATAAAG GCTCTGCTtgatagaaccagctatacactTGATGTGACAACGGGTCAGCGCAAGTATGGAGGCCCCCCCCCAGAGTCTGTGTATTCAGGTTCTCAACCCACTATTGGAACAGAG ATATTTGTTGGGAAAATTCCTCGAGACTTGTTTGAGGACGAGCTGGTGCCGCTCTTTGAGAAGGCGGGACCTATCTGGGATCTACGTCTAATGATGGACCCACTTAGTGGCCTGAACAGGGGGTACGCCTTTGTCACTTTCTGCACTAAAGAGGCTGCCTCAGAGGCAGTAAACCTG TGTAATAATCATGAAATACGCCCCGGCAAACACATTGGAGTGTGTATATCTGTTGCCAATAACCGTCTGTTCGTCGGCTCCATCCCCAAGAGTAAAACGAAAGAGCAGATGGTTGAGGAGTTTGCTAAAGTCACAG AGGGTCTTAATGATGTCATACTGTACCATCAGCCGGATGACAAAAAGAAGAACCGAGGTTTTTGCTTTTTGGAATACGAGGACCATAAAACTGCTGCTCAGGCCAGACGCAGGTTGATGAGTGGCAAGGTGAAAGTCTGGGGGAATGTGGTTACTGTGGAATGGGCAGACCCCATCGAGGAACCCGATTCGGAGGTCATGGCCAAG GTCAAAGTTTTGTTTGTCCGAAACCTTGCGAACAGTGTTACGGAAGAAATACTGGAAAAATCATTCGGCAAGTTTGGTCGACTGGAGCGAGTGAAAAAGCTGAAAGATTACGCGTTCATTCACTTTGATGAGAGGGACAGTGCAGTCAAG GCATTGGCTGAAATGAATGGCAAAGATCTAGAGGGAGAGCACATTGACATAGTCTTTGCAAAGCCCCCTGATCAGAAGAGGAAAGAACGCAAAGCTCAGAGACAAGCAGCCAAAACTAACAT GTATGATGATTATTATTACAACTACGGCCCCCCTCAGTTGCCCCCTCCCACAAGAGGTGGAAGAAGTAGAGGTGGTGGTAGGGGAGGGTATGCTTACCCCCCTGACTATTATGGCTATGAGGATTACTACGATTATTATGGTTATGACTACCACAATTACCGTGACGGATACGAGGACCCCTACTACGGCTATGATGACTATCAGGCTCCCGCTAGAGGAAGAGGGGGCAGAAGTGCCTGGGGGCCATCACCAGCCAGAGGCCGAGGCGGTGCAGGTGCTTTCAGGGGCAGAGGTGGCTTCTCACCGCGTGGCGGTCCAGGATCAAGCAGAGGAGGTGCCAGAGGAGGTGTGCAGCAGAGAGGCCGCGGCGGGGTACGTGGTGCAAGGGGTGGCCGCGGTGGAAATGTAGGAGGAAAGCGCAAAGCTGATGGGTACAACCAGCCAGATTCCAAGCGGCGCCAGACCAATAATCAGAACTGGGGCTCTCAACCCATTGCTCAGCAACCGCTCCAAG GGAAAAGAGGTCGAGGCCGGTCCTGA
- the LOC118398776 gene encoding heterogeneous nuclear ribonucleoprotein Q-like isoform X4 produces MMSGDMVTDQVNGNCTEEPMDTTTVDTTAAEVKHSDHFQTLLEAGLPQKIAEKLDAIYVAGLVAHSDLDERAIEALKEFNEEGALQVLLQFKESDLSHVQNKSAFLCGVMKTYRQREKQGTKVSDSTKGPDEAKIKALLDRTSYTLDVTTGQRKYGGPPPESVYSGSQPTIGTEIFVGKIPRDLFEDELVPLFEKAGPIWDLRLMMDPLSGLNRGYAFVTFCTKEAASEAVNLCNNHEIRPGKHIGVCISVANNRLFVGSIPKSKTKEQMVEEFAKVTEGLNDVILYHQPDDKKKNRGFCFLEYEDHKTAAQARRRLMSGKVKVWGNVVTVEWADPIEEPDSEVMAKVKVLFVRNLANSVTEEILEKSFGKFGRLERVKKLKDYAFIHFDERDSAVKALAEMNGKDLEGEHIDIVFAKPPDQKRKERKAQRQAAKTNMYDDYYYNYGPPQLPPPTRGGRSRGGGRGGYAYPPDYYGYEDYYDYYGYDYHNYRDGYEDPYYGYDDYQAPARGRGGRSAWGPSPARGRGGAGAFRGRGGFSPRGGPGSSRGGARGGVQQRGRGGVRGARGGRGGNVGGKRKADGYNQPDSKRRQTNNQNWGSQPIAQQPLQAGKRGRGRS; encoded by the exons ATG ATGTCTGGAGACATGGTGACTGATCAAGTAAATGGAAATTGTACAGAAGAACCAATGGACACAACTACAGTGGACACAACTGCAGCAGAAGTTAAACATTCAGACCATTTCCAGACTTTATTAGAAGCTGGTTTACCACAGAAAATTGCTGAAAAATTAGATGCAATTTACGTAGCAG GACTGGTAGCACACAGTGACCTAGATGAAAGGGCTATTGAAGCGTTGAAAGAATTTAATGAAGAAGGTGCTCTGCAAGTCCTGCTTCAGTTTAAGGAAAGTGATCTGTCGCACGTGCAA AACAAAAGTGCATTTCTCTGTGGAGTAATGAAGACttacagacagagggagaagcaagGGACCAAAGTTTCAGATTCCACAAAGGGACCAGATGAGGCAAAAATAAAG GCTCTGCTtgatagaaccagctatacactTGATGTGACAACGGGTCAGCGCAAGTATGGAGGCCCCCCCCCAGAGTCTGTGTATTCAGGTTCTCAACCCACTATTGGAACAGAG ATATTTGTTGGGAAAATTCCTCGAGACTTGTTTGAGGACGAGCTGGTGCCGCTCTTTGAGAAGGCGGGACCTATCTGGGATCTACGTCTAATGATGGACCCACTTAGTGGCCTGAACAGGGGGTACGCCTTTGTCACTTTCTGCACTAAAGAGGCTGCCTCAGAGGCAGTAAACCTG TGTAATAATCATGAAATACGCCCCGGCAAACACATTGGAGTGTGTATATCTGTTGCCAATAACCGTCTGTTCGTCGGCTCCATCCCCAAGAGTAAAACGAAAGAGCAGATGGTTGAGGAGTTTGCTAAAGTCACAG AGGGTCTTAATGATGTCATACTGTACCATCAGCCGGATGACAAAAAGAAGAACCGAGGTTTTTGCTTTTTGGAATACGAGGACCATAAAACTGCTGCTCAGGCCAGACGCAGGTTGATGAGTGGCAAGGTGAAAGTCTGGGGGAATGTGGTTACTGTGGAATGGGCAGACCCCATCGAGGAACCCGATTCGGAGGTCATGGCCAAG GTCAAAGTTTTGTTTGTCCGAAACCTTGCGAACAGTGTTACGGAAGAAATACTGGAAAAATCATTCGGCAAGTTTGGTCGACTGGAGCGAGTGAAAAAGCTGAAAGATTACGCGTTCATTCACTTTGATGAGAGGGACAGTGCAGTCAAG GCATTGGCTGAAATGAATGGCAAAGATCTAGAGGGAGAGCACATTGACATAGTCTTTGCAAAGCCCCCTGATCAGAAGAGGAAAGAACGCAAAGCTCAGAGACAAGCAGCCAAAACTAACAT GTATGATGATTATTATTACAACTACGGCCCCCCTCAGTTGCCCCCTCCCACAAGAGGTGGAAGAAGTAGAGGTGGTGGTAGGGGAGGGTATGCTTACCCCCCTGACTATTATGGCTATGAGGATTACTACGATTATTATGGTTATGACTACCACAATTACCGTGACGGATACGAGGACCCCTACTACGGCTATGATGACTATCAGGCTCCCGCTAGAGGAAGAGGGGGCAGAAGTGCCTGGGGGCCATCACCAGCCAGAGGCCGAGGCGGTGCAGGTGCTTTCAGGGGCAGAGGTGGCTTCTCACCGCGTGGCGGTCCAGGATCAAGCAGAGGAGGTGCCAGAGGAGGTGTGCAGCAGAGAGGCCGCGGCGGGGTACGTGGTGCAAGGGGTGGCCGCGGTGGAAATGTAGGAGGAAAGCGCAAAGCTGATGGGTACAACCAGCCAGATTCCAAGCGGCGCCAGACCAATAATCAGAACTGGGGCTCTCAACCCATTGCTCAGCAACCGCTCCAAG CAGGGAAAAGAGGTCGAGGCCGGTCCTGA
- the LOC118398776 gene encoding heterogeneous nuclear ribonucleoprotein Q-like isoform X2 produces MMSGDMVTDQVNGNCTEEPMDTTTVDTTAAEVKHSDHFQTLLEAGLPQKIAEKLDAIYVAGLVAHSDLDERAIEALKEFNEEGALQVLLQFKESDLSHVQNKSAFLCGVMKTYRQREKQGTKVSDSTKGPDEAKIKALLDRTSYTLDVTTGQRKYGGPPPESVYSGSQPTIGTEIFVGKIPRDLFEDELVPLFEKAGPIWDLRLMMDPLSGLNRGYAFVTFCTKEAASEAVNLCNNHEIRPGKHIGVCISVANNRLFVGSIPKSKTKEQMVEEFAKVTEGLNDVILYHQPDDKKKNRGFCFLEYEDHKTAAQARRRLMSGKVKVWGNVVTVEWADPIEEPDSEVMAKVKVLFVRNLANSVTEEILEKSFGKFGRLERVKKLKDYAFIHFDERDSAVKALAEMNGKDLEGEHIDIVFAKPPDQKRKERKAQRQAAKTNMYDDYYYNYGPPQLPPPTRGGRSRGGGRGGYAYPPDYYGYEDYYDYYGYDYHNYRDGYEDPYYGYDDYQAPARGRGGRSAWGPSPARGRGGAGAFRGRGGFSPRGGPGSSRGGARGGVQQRGRGGVRGARGGRGGNVGGKRKADGYNQPDSKRRQTNNQNWGSQPIAQQPLQGGDRSAGKRGRGRS; encoded by the exons ATG ATGTCTGGAGACATGGTGACTGATCAAGTAAATGGAAATTGTACAGAAGAACCAATGGACACAACTACAGTGGACACAACTGCAGCAGAAGTTAAACATTCAGACCATTTCCAGACTTTATTAGAAGCTGGTTTACCACAGAAAATTGCTGAAAAATTAGATGCAATTTACGTAGCAG GACTGGTAGCACACAGTGACCTAGATGAAAGGGCTATTGAAGCGTTGAAAGAATTTAATGAAGAAGGTGCTCTGCAAGTCCTGCTTCAGTTTAAGGAAAGTGATCTGTCGCACGTGCAA AACAAAAGTGCATTTCTCTGTGGAGTAATGAAGACttacagacagagggagaagcaagGGACCAAAGTTTCAGATTCCACAAAGGGACCAGATGAGGCAAAAATAAAG GCTCTGCTtgatagaaccagctatacactTGATGTGACAACGGGTCAGCGCAAGTATGGAGGCCCCCCCCCAGAGTCTGTGTATTCAGGTTCTCAACCCACTATTGGAACAGAG ATATTTGTTGGGAAAATTCCTCGAGACTTGTTTGAGGACGAGCTGGTGCCGCTCTTTGAGAAGGCGGGACCTATCTGGGATCTACGTCTAATGATGGACCCACTTAGTGGCCTGAACAGGGGGTACGCCTTTGTCACTTTCTGCACTAAAGAGGCTGCCTCAGAGGCAGTAAACCTG TGTAATAATCATGAAATACGCCCCGGCAAACACATTGGAGTGTGTATATCTGTTGCCAATAACCGTCTGTTCGTCGGCTCCATCCCCAAGAGTAAAACGAAAGAGCAGATGGTTGAGGAGTTTGCTAAAGTCACAG AGGGTCTTAATGATGTCATACTGTACCATCAGCCGGATGACAAAAAGAAGAACCGAGGTTTTTGCTTTTTGGAATACGAGGACCATAAAACTGCTGCTCAGGCCAGACGCAGGTTGATGAGTGGCAAGGTGAAAGTCTGGGGGAATGTGGTTACTGTGGAATGGGCAGACCCCATCGAGGAACCCGATTCGGAGGTCATGGCCAAG GTCAAAGTTTTGTTTGTCCGAAACCTTGCGAACAGTGTTACGGAAGAAATACTGGAAAAATCATTCGGCAAGTTTGGTCGACTGGAGCGAGTGAAAAAGCTGAAAGATTACGCGTTCATTCACTTTGATGAGAGGGACAGTGCAGTCAAG GCATTGGCTGAAATGAATGGCAAAGATCTAGAGGGAGAGCACATTGACATAGTCTTTGCAAAGCCCCCTGATCAGAAGAGGAAAGAACGCAAAGCTCAGAGACAAGCAGCCAAAACTAACAT GTATGATGATTATTATTACAACTACGGCCCCCCTCAGTTGCCCCCTCCCACAAGAGGTGGAAGAAGTAGAGGTGGTGGTAGGGGAGGGTATGCTTACCCCCCTGACTATTATGGCTATGAGGATTACTACGATTATTATGGTTATGACTACCACAATTACCGTGACGGATACGAGGACCCCTACTACGGCTATGATGACTATCAGGCTCCCGCTAGAGGAAGAGGGGGCAGAAGTGCCTGGGGGCCATCACCAGCCAGAGGCCGAGGCGGTGCAGGTGCTTTCAGGGGCAGAGGTGGCTTCTCACCGCGTGGCGGTCCAGGATCAAGCAGAGGAGGTGCCAGAGGAGGTGTGCAGCAGAGAGGCCGCGGCGGGGTACGTGGTGCAAGGGGTGGCCGCGGTGGAAATGTAGGAGGAAAGCGCAAAGCTGATGGGTACAACCAGCCAGATTCCAAGCGGCGCCAGACCAATAATCAGAACTGGGGCTCTCAACCCATTGCTCAGCAACCGCTCCAAGGTGGTGATCGTTCTG CAGGGAAAAGAGGTCGAGGCCGGTCCTGA
- the LOC118398776 gene encoding heterogeneous nuclear ribonucleoprotein Q-like isoform X7 yields MMSGDMVTDQVNGNCTEEPMDTTTVDTTAAEVKHSDHFQTLLEAGLPQKIAEKLDAIYVAGLVAHSDLDERAIEALKEFNEEGALQVLLQFKESDLSHVQNKSAFLCGVMKTYRQREKQGTKVSDSTKGPDEAKIKALLDRTSYTLDVTTGQRKYGGPPPESVYSGSQPTIGTEIFVGKIPRDLFEDELVPLFEKAGPIWDLRLMMDPLSGLNRGYAFVTFCTKEAASEAVNLCNNHEIRPGKHIGVCISVANNRLFVGSIPKSKTKEQMVEEFAKVTEGLNDVILYHQPDDKKKNRGFCFLEYEDHKTAAQARRRLMSGKVKVWGNVVTVEWADPIEEPDSEVMAKVKVLFVRNLANSVTEEILEKSFGKFGRLERVKKLKDYAFIHFDERDSAVKALAEMNGKDLEGEHIDIVFAKPPDQKRKERKAQRQAAKTNMYDDYYYNYGPPQLPPPTRGGRSRGGGRGGYAYPPDYYGYEDYYDYYGYDYHNYRDGYEDPYYGYDDYQAPARGRGGRSAWGPSPARGRGGAGAFRGRGGFSPRGGPGSSRGGARGGVQQRGRGGGKEVEAGPDL; encoded by the exons ATG ATGTCTGGAGACATGGTGACTGATCAAGTAAATGGAAATTGTACAGAAGAACCAATGGACACAACTACAGTGGACACAACTGCAGCAGAAGTTAAACATTCAGACCATTTCCAGACTTTATTAGAAGCTGGTTTACCACAGAAAATTGCTGAAAAATTAGATGCAATTTACGTAGCAG GACTGGTAGCACACAGTGACCTAGATGAAAGGGCTATTGAAGCGTTGAAAGAATTTAATGAAGAAGGTGCTCTGCAAGTCCTGCTTCAGTTTAAGGAAAGTGATCTGTCGCACGTGCAA AACAAAAGTGCATTTCTCTGTGGAGTAATGAAGACttacagacagagggagaagcaagGGACCAAAGTTTCAGATTCCACAAAGGGACCAGATGAGGCAAAAATAAAG GCTCTGCTtgatagaaccagctatacactTGATGTGACAACGGGTCAGCGCAAGTATGGAGGCCCCCCCCCAGAGTCTGTGTATTCAGGTTCTCAACCCACTATTGGAACAGAG ATATTTGTTGGGAAAATTCCTCGAGACTTGTTTGAGGACGAGCTGGTGCCGCTCTTTGAGAAGGCGGGACCTATCTGGGATCTACGTCTAATGATGGACCCACTTAGTGGCCTGAACAGGGGGTACGCCTTTGTCACTTTCTGCACTAAAGAGGCTGCCTCAGAGGCAGTAAACCTG TGTAATAATCATGAAATACGCCCCGGCAAACACATTGGAGTGTGTATATCTGTTGCCAATAACCGTCTGTTCGTCGGCTCCATCCCCAAGAGTAAAACGAAAGAGCAGATGGTTGAGGAGTTTGCTAAAGTCACAG AGGGTCTTAATGATGTCATACTGTACCATCAGCCGGATGACAAAAAGAAGAACCGAGGTTTTTGCTTTTTGGAATACGAGGACCATAAAACTGCTGCTCAGGCCAGACGCAGGTTGATGAGTGGCAAGGTGAAAGTCTGGGGGAATGTGGTTACTGTGGAATGGGCAGACCCCATCGAGGAACCCGATTCGGAGGTCATGGCCAAG GTCAAAGTTTTGTTTGTCCGAAACCTTGCGAACAGTGTTACGGAAGAAATACTGGAAAAATCATTCGGCAAGTTTGGTCGACTGGAGCGAGTGAAAAAGCTGAAAGATTACGCGTTCATTCACTTTGATGAGAGGGACAGTGCAGTCAAG GCATTGGCTGAAATGAATGGCAAAGATCTAGAGGGAGAGCACATTGACATAGTCTTTGCAAAGCCCCCTGATCAGAAGAGGAAAGAACGCAAAGCTCAGAGACAAGCAGCCAAAACTAACAT GTATGATGATTATTATTACAACTACGGCCCCCCTCAGTTGCCCCCTCCCACAAGAGGTGGAAGAAGTAGAGGTGGTGGTAGGGGAGGGTATGCTTACCCCCCTGACTATTATGGCTATGAGGATTACTACGATTATTATGGTTATGACTACCACAATTACCGTGACGGATACGAGGACCCCTACTACGGCTATGATGACTATCAGGCTCCCGCTAGAGGAAGAGGGGGCAGAAGTGCCTGGGGGCCATCACCAGCCAGAGGCCGAGGCGGTGCAGGTGCTTTCAGGGGCAGAGGTGGCTTCTCACCGCGTGGCGGTCCAGGATCAAGCAGAGGAGGTGCCAGAGGAGGTGTGCAGCAGAGAGGCCGCGGCGGG GGAAAAGAGGTCGAGGCCGGTCCTGACCTGTAA
- the LOC118398776 gene encoding heterogeneous nuclear ribonucleoprotein Q-like isoform X6: protein MMSGDMVTDQVNGNCTEEPMDTTTVDTTAAEVKHSDHFQTLLEAGLPQKIAEKLDAIYVAGLVAHSDLDERAIEALKEFNEEGALQVLLQFKESDLSHVQNKSAFLCGVMKTYRQREKQGTKVSDSTKGPDEAKIKALLDRTSYTLDVTTGQRKYGGPPPESVYSGSQPTIGTEIFVGKIPRDLFEDELVPLFEKAGPIWDLRLMMDPLSGLNRGYAFVTFCTKEAASEAVNLCNNHEIRPGKHIGVCISVANNRLFVGSIPKSKTKEQMVEEFAKVTEGLNDVILYHQPDDKKKNRGFCFLEYEDHKTAAQARRRLMSGKVKVWGNVVTVEWADPIEEPDSEVMAKVKVLFVRNLANSVTEEILEKSFGKFGRLERVKKLKDYAFIHFDERDSAVKALAEMNGKDLEGEHIDIVFAKPPDQKRKERKAQRQAAKTNMYDDYYYNYGPPQLPPPTRGGRSRGGGRGGYAYPPDYYGYEDYYDYYGYDYHNYRDGYEDPYYGYDDYQAPARGRGGRSAWGPSPARGRGGAGAFRGRGGFSPRGGPGSSRGGARGGVQQRGRGGQGKEVEAGPDL, encoded by the exons ATG ATGTCTGGAGACATGGTGACTGATCAAGTAAATGGAAATTGTACAGAAGAACCAATGGACACAACTACAGTGGACACAACTGCAGCAGAAGTTAAACATTCAGACCATTTCCAGACTTTATTAGAAGCTGGTTTACCACAGAAAATTGCTGAAAAATTAGATGCAATTTACGTAGCAG GACTGGTAGCACACAGTGACCTAGATGAAAGGGCTATTGAAGCGTTGAAAGAATTTAATGAAGAAGGTGCTCTGCAAGTCCTGCTTCAGTTTAAGGAAAGTGATCTGTCGCACGTGCAA AACAAAAGTGCATTTCTCTGTGGAGTAATGAAGACttacagacagagggagaagcaagGGACCAAAGTTTCAGATTCCACAAAGGGACCAGATGAGGCAAAAATAAAG GCTCTGCTtgatagaaccagctatacactTGATGTGACAACGGGTCAGCGCAAGTATGGAGGCCCCCCCCCAGAGTCTGTGTATTCAGGTTCTCAACCCACTATTGGAACAGAG ATATTTGTTGGGAAAATTCCTCGAGACTTGTTTGAGGACGAGCTGGTGCCGCTCTTTGAGAAGGCGGGACCTATCTGGGATCTACGTCTAATGATGGACCCACTTAGTGGCCTGAACAGGGGGTACGCCTTTGTCACTTTCTGCACTAAAGAGGCTGCCTCAGAGGCAGTAAACCTG TGTAATAATCATGAAATACGCCCCGGCAAACACATTGGAGTGTGTATATCTGTTGCCAATAACCGTCTGTTCGTCGGCTCCATCCCCAAGAGTAAAACGAAAGAGCAGATGGTTGAGGAGTTTGCTAAAGTCACAG AGGGTCTTAATGATGTCATACTGTACCATCAGCCGGATGACAAAAAGAAGAACCGAGGTTTTTGCTTTTTGGAATACGAGGACCATAAAACTGCTGCTCAGGCCAGACGCAGGTTGATGAGTGGCAAGGTGAAAGTCTGGGGGAATGTGGTTACTGTGGAATGGGCAGACCCCATCGAGGAACCCGATTCGGAGGTCATGGCCAAG GTCAAAGTTTTGTTTGTCCGAAACCTTGCGAACAGTGTTACGGAAGAAATACTGGAAAAATCATTCGGCAAGTTTGGTCGACTGGAGCGAGTGAAAAAGCTGAAAGATTACGCGTTCATTCACTTTGATGAGAGGGACAGTGCAGTCAAG GCATTGGCTGAAATGAATGGCAAAGATCTAGAGGGAGAGCACATTGACATAGTCTTTGCAAAGCCCCCTGATCAGAAGAGGAAAGAACGCAAAGCTCAGAGACAAGCAGCCAAAACTAACAT GTATGATGATTATTATTACAACTACGGCCCCCCTCAGTTGCCCCCTCCCACAAGAGGTGGAAGAAGTAGAGGTGGTGGTAGGGGAGGGTATGCTTACCCCCCTGACTATTATGGCTATGAGGATTACTACGATTATTATGGTTATGACTACCACAATTACCGTGACGGATACGAGGACCCCTACTACGGCTATGATGACTATCAGGCTCCCGCTAGAGGAAGAGGGGGCAGAAGTGCCTGGGGGCCATCACCAGCCAGAGGCCGAGGCGGTGCAGGTGCTTTCAGGGGCAGAGGTGGCTTCTCACCGCGTGGCGGTCCAGGATCAAGCAGAGGAGGTGCCAGAGGAGGTGTGCAGCAGAGAGGCCGCGGCGGG CAGGGAAAAGAGGTCGAGGCCGGTCCTGACCTGTAA